In Macadamia integrifolia cultivar HAES 741 unplaced genomic scaffold, SCU_Mint_v3 scaffold155, whole genome shotgun sequence, the genomic stretch TGCCATCATAAAGAGCTACTTATTTTCATTTACAATCATTTCATCAACTCATGTTCTTTATCAATTTATTGTCAGGTTGGTCcccttttttatatatattaaaaggaaaaaaatagtaataacgTTTTCTTTTTCGGTTCAATTCGGTCGAGTTAGATTGCTTTATCAGTTGGTCCAATCTGTTTTGATTTTTACCAATTTCCAAAAATCAATACCAAGCCAATAAGGGTTTCAGTTTGGTTAGTCTTTGCCTCCATTTGGTCAACCATGTCTTTTCTATTTTGGGGGGTAAAAAGAACCATGTTTTTAGTATTGGTCATAAATTCATttacatcttcatttttctccttAATCAATGATTTTGGATGGAATTACTAATAATGCATATATTTCCCACTATGTAGCAGGTCTTTTTAAGTGTGGAAAAACTTGATCCTGAAAGCAAAGTCAAATCTATGGAAATGTTTGAAGAAGTGTTATTTGAAATAAAGAAGATACACCGATCATAGGGCTGAAGTTGGCTATTAATTTGTTGGGATTGGATATATCTTATATCTTTGATGGTTCACATAATTATCATTAGGTTTCTATTTGTAATTAGACCACGTATAGGGTCCGTTATATATACAAAGGTAAAATTGTAAATGTATGGAGATTAGGGTTTCGGTTCCTATATATTCTCTCTCAATGGGAAACCTTAGACACAAAGCAAAAAGAGACCATTTTGTGGTATAGAGAGTTTTAAAGGTATAATGAAAATCTCTGGTACTCTTACTTGCGCATTTATTCCCAACAAAtgatatcaaaattaaatttaatgGATCATTATAAGAGGTGGGTAGTGATTCATCACAGGAACAGTACAGAATAAAGCGGAAGAAAATACAATCCTCAAGACTATCGTAATTGGACGGTTTTTTATTCCATTGTACGTCAATGAAcaagttgggttttatgtttTCCCGATGATTTTAATTCTACAAGGCAGAAAAGGTCTCGGTACCGtaagagggaggaagaagaaatgaaggcAAAGCGGGCGGTGTTGTCTTTCCTATTGACAatgtataccaaaaaaaaaaaagatgttaacAAAAGGTTGGTGCCGTACAAGTTGGCTTTGTATTGGAATTCTGATTTTGTAGAGAGGGTATGACAAGGAAGTTAAGGTGTTTCTAAGatttttttgatatattttagTGGAATTGTTAGATACGGCAGATTCTGCTTCATTGGTGTAAATTGTAGAGGTTCATGCATAATCAATAGTAATCTGGTTTGTTGAGATTGATAGCAGGAGGGCACAGGTAAAGTAAATTAGATCGTGGTGAatgattctttctttctttctcccatgttTTTCATTGTTCAACAATCAACCACAGCTCTCCATAGTTCTTCACTACTTCATATCTGTTTTCCAATTCTGGATGCacgtagattttttttttttttggggtgcgAGGGATGCACGTAGTGATGTAACtgatatttatccaaaaaataaaaagatgtgaTGTAACTGATCAGGTCAAGGAAGCTACTTttgtctttaccaaaaaaaaaaaaaatcctttctcTTTTCGCCACATGACCCGTAATAATCTTAATTGAACACGTAACTCAATTTGAACTTCAAATATAAGTACGAGCGAGAACGGATCATTTGCTCCTACAAGCAGATGATTCAAACTGGTCTTACGGTTTAAAGATGCCATGTGTCCAACATCCTTACAGAGGTAAGGATCTGTTAATTTAATTattcaaaattatatatatatatatatattctatttttaagaaattccaaattattcagattttattaacctattttatctcctttaTTTGGGGGCAGTTTCAAATCGTGGATATGTGTCCCAattatctcaattttttttttttttttatcttccacaGATCTCCTTTTTTATCTTCCACGTCTCTTTATATTATAGTAATCCGACTCATAAACCTTCCAccgaaaaataaataaataaatcctactcACTAACCCATCTCCCCTCATTTATCCCACTttaattggaattggaattgaacgTTAGAAAAACAATCTCTTAAGATAAACCATTACcgattaatttatttattcaaaattttatatctttttttgttttccctatTTTTGAGGAATTCCaaattattcagattttattagcCTTTTTTATCTCCTTTATTTAGTAATAGGAATTCCaaattactctctctctctctctctctctctctctctctctctctctctctctctcacattagTATTATCAACCATCACTTTATTGATCATGTGTGAGTACATATATGGCTGATGGTTGAAAACCATTACAAGCTTGAGTATAGTAATGGATAATTACTATAAAGGAGATATGtggaagattaaaaaaaaatgagataattAGGATACATATCCACGATTTGAAACTCCCCCTAAAtaaaggagataaaataggttaataaaatctgaacAACTTGGAATtccttaaaaataggaaaaacaaaaaaagatgtaaaattttgaataaataaattaacagAACGTTACTTCCGTAAGGAGGTTGGACACATGGCATCTTTAAACGTAAGACCAGTTTAAATCATCTGCTTGTACAAGCAAATGATCCGCTCTCAGAACGAGCTACGATCTGTTTCTCTTCCATCACTTAAAATCCTTATGCTTCCTTCTATTAAGTTCAAAGAGTATTGCTTCCAATAATGGAGATGGTAGCATTCTACTACTTTCTAGCTTTCTTACTagccttctttctcctttccaaACAATTCTTCCCAAAGAGAAAAAACCTTCCACCAAGTGGCCCTCTCTCCTTTCCCATCATAGGCCATCTCTATCTATTCAAGAAGCCACTCCACCAAAACTTAGCCCGCATCTCATCCCAATACGGTCCCATCTTACTACTTAAATTTGGTTCACGCCGTGTTCTCCTTGTCTCTTCCCCTTCAGCAGCTGAGGAATGTTTCACAACCAATGACATCGTCTTTGCCAACCGCCCTCGCTTCCTCTCTGGGAAATACTTGGGTTTCGATTACACCGTCCTCGCCTTAGCTCCCTACGGCCAGCATTGGCGCAATCTCAGGCGCCTCACCACTCTTGAGATCTTCTCCTCTACTCGTCTCCAAATGTTTTCCAAAACACGTACCAATGAAGTACACTCTTTATTGCAGCGACTCCTCGCCATCGCCGGAAACTCTTCTGAGACCCAAGATATGAAGTCCATGTTCTTTGAGCTAACCCTCAAcaacatgatgatgatgattgctGGAAAGAGGTACTATGGCGATAATGTTGGGGTATTGGATAAGGCTAAACATTTCCAAGAGCTTGTAGAGGAAATTTTTGGTGCTGGTGGGGTGTCCAACATTGAAGATTTTTTGCCATTGTTAAAGTGGGTTAACTTCAATGGTTTGGAGAAGAAGTTGGTGAGGTTGCAGAAAAAGCGAGACCAATTTATGAAGGAATTGATTGAAGAGCATCGGATGGCAAGAACTCAATCCAAGGATGAGAAGTCATTGCTTGATGTTCTATTGTCGCTCCAAGAAGATGATCCAAACTACTACACCGATGAAATCATCGTTGGCATTATACATGTaagatcttctctctctctctctctctctctaatatcaCCAATCTTGctttgctttttttattttttatcttcctTTACAAAGCTTTCCTTCACCCTTTCATGAGGAAGGAGTCCAGATTCCGGATCGACCTTATCAAGGGGTTCTCTTACGCTACCTTAGTTACCTCCGTCGATGCGTGAAGTCCACCACAGCCCTTGTctctttaacttctttttttcttatacatTAATTCTCTCTATTCTGAATTTcgttaatatttttattttaaaacccaCTTATCCAATCATAAAGAAAACCATGAATCcacgtttttattttttatttaatatctaATATCCTTTGTCTACGATGATGTATCACGTGGTTGAAGAAAAACTTAGTCATCAAACAAAGGAGATCCATCCACCTAGAGACTTATTAAGAGGGTATTTTAGACTTATACTAAAATCTATTAGATTTGTGAACACTACGATGGTGGACAGTTGTCCTCTATGGATAGAGTAGAGGAAACTTTACATTAATACAAATCAATATTGGTCATAATATAGTCTCGAGATTGATGATACATTTATCGGTATCAAATTGAATCATATCAATATTGGTGTTGTATCAAATCGGCATCAAAtaatggagagaaagagagagtgtgtgtgtgtgggctATCATTATTGAATTGGTATAGATACAATATTGATCTCAAATCTTTTGAATCAATATTGTCCGAATCaattacataaaataaaaaataataatttaaatttaaaaaatatatttttctttatataaaaTAGAGAGAGGATGCAACATTTAAGTTttaccccccaccccaaaaaaaaagatgtaacaCTTGAGTCGAAGAGAGAAGAAGTAGCATTTAAatcggaagagagagagaaggatacAAATATTAGTTTGCTTTGGAATCCACACATCAACGAAGGAAAGATTGTACGAGGACTTGATATCAAAGAATATTACAAGCAtgaaaaggagggagagaaaacacagaaaagtaaaataaaatatgatgga encodes the following:
- the LOC122064169 gene encoding cytochrome P450 81Q32-like — protein: MEMVAFYYFLAFLLAFFLLSKQFFPKRKNLPPSGPLSFPIIGHLYLFKKPLHQNLARISSQYGPILLLKFGSRRVLLVSSPSAAEECFTTNDIVFANRPRFLSGKYLGFDYTVLALAPYGQHWRNLRRLTTLEIFSSTRLQMFSKTRTNEVHSLLQRLLAIAGNSSETQDMKSMFFELTLNNMMMMIAGKRYYGDNVGVLDKAKHFQELVEEIFGAGGVSNIEDFLPLLKWVNFNGLEKKLVRLQKKRDQFMKELIEEHRMARTQSKDEKSLLDVLLSLQEDDPNYYTDEIIVGIIHVLLIAGTDTTAGTMEWAMSLLLNHPEVLKEAQAEIDAIVGQDRLLNESDISHLPYLHCIINETLRLYPAGPLLVPHESSEECIVGGYSIPRGTMLLVNLWAIQKDPNLWEEPTKFIPERMESIEGVRDGYKLMPFGSGRRSCPGEGLALRVVGLTLGSLIQCFEWERVDEELIDMTEGTGLTMPKAKPLEAKCKPRPAMLSFLSQL